The proteins below come from a single Eubacterium limosum genomic window:
- a CDS encoding bifunctional diguanylate cyclase/phosphodiesterase, with translation MIMAQSDNFFETFTVDPALFYSAIIRSTDDYVYIVDMNTDMALVSPNMERDFELPGRQFKGLVPLWGELVHEKDRPRYNESIDEMLRGDTDIHHVEYQVRNRKGEYIWVLCRGVLQKDDKNQPAMFAGVVTDLGKMGKIDYTTGLFTYRECEKEISELLDKETEKPGGLMLLGLDDFMRINDLNSHLFGDGVLRQFAQTVQQLLPPGASMYRFDGDEFAVVCPGAGEEELEAVYKRLHAYSNRVHTLDGREYFCTVSAGMTLLGRDSQNYPDLIKCASSALEASKTKGKNIMTAYTPALMRSKLRAMELTSRLQLSVVNGMEGFRLVYQPFAHSKDLGLAGAEALLRWSGEPFGEVTPDEFIPLLESSGLIVPVGKWVLEQAVKTCKKWSAREPDFIMNVNISYLQMLDESFAGHVERTLKENGLDSRHVVLELTESCFVTDMGGLKEIFRHLRGMRIQIAMDDFGTGYSSLGMLSQSPADIVKIDRLFIEAIDRDENVFNRSFIASVIKLCHSVGITVCVEGVEEQDELRAVCALNADSIQGYYISRPISPEAFEEKYWGPV, from the coding sequence ATGATTATGGCACAGTCAGACAATTTTTTTGAAACATTTACGGTTGATCCTGCCCTTTTTTACAGCGCGATCATCCGAAGTACGGATGATTACGTCTATATTGTGGACATGAATACCGACATGGCCCTGGTTTCTCCGAACATGGAAAGGGACTTTGAACTGCCCGGCCGGCAGTTTAAGGGACTGGTGCCCTTGTGGGGAGAGCTGGTCCATGAAAAGGACCGTCCCCGCTACAACGAGAGCATTGATGAAATGCTGAGGGGCGATACAGACATTCACCATGTGGAATACCAGGTGCGCAACCGCAAAGGCGAGTATATATGGGTGCTCTGCCGGGGCGTTCTGCAGAAGGACGATAAAAACCAGCCGGCCATGTTTGCGGGGGTGGTGACAGACCTTGGGAAAATGGGTAAAATTGACTACACCACCGGCCTTTTTACCTACAGGGAATGTGAGAAGGAGATCAGCGAACTGCTGGACAAGGAAACAGAAAAGCCCGGCGGCCTGATGCTGCTGGGGCTGGATGATTTTATGCGGATTAACGACCTTAACAGCCATCTTTTCGGTGACGGAGTGTTGCGGCAGTTTGCTCAGACAGTCCAGCAGCTGTTGCCACCGGGCGCCAGCATGTACCGGTTTGACGGGGACGAGTTTGCCGTGGTCTGCCCCGGTGCAGGTGAGGAGGAGCTGGAGGCTGTTTATAAACGGCTGCACGCCTACAGCAACCGGGTACACACTCTGGATGGCCGGGAATATTTTTGCACGGTGTCTGCGGGCATGACCCTGCTGGGGCGGGACAGCCAGAACTACCCGGATCTGATCAAGTGCGCGTCCAGTGCCCTTGAAGCCTCCAAGACCAAGGGGAAAAATATCATGACGGCTTACACGCCGGCGCTGATGCGCTCAAAGCTGCGGGCAATGGAGCTGACCAGCCGGCTGCAGCTGAGTGTGGTGAACGGCATGGAGGGTTTTCGCCTGGTTTACCAGCCCTTTGCCCACTCAAAGGATCTGGGCCTGGCGGGCGCCGAGGCGCTGCTGCGGTGGTCCGGCGAGCCCTTTGGCGAGGTGACGCCGGATGAGTTCATCCCGCTTTTAGAATCCAGCGGGCTCATTGTGCCTGTGGGCAAATGGGTGCTGGAGCAGGCAGTCAAAACCTGTAAAAAGTGGTCGGCCCGAGAGCCGGATTTTATCATGAACGTCAATATTTCCTACCTCCAGATGCTGGACGAATCCTTTGCCGGGCACGTGGAAAGGACCCTGAAAGAAAACGGGCTGGATTCCCGGCATGTTGTGCTTGAGCTTACGGAGAGCTGCTTTGTAACGGATATGGGCGGCCTCAAGGAAATCTTCAGGCATCTGCGCGGCATGCGCATCCAGATCGCCATGGACGACTTTGGCACAGGCTACTCCTCGCTGGGGATGCTGTCCCAGTCACCAGCGGATATTGTCAAGATTGACCGGCTGTTTATCGAGGCCATCGACAGGGATGAGAATGTGTTTAATCGTTCCTTTATCGCATCGGTTATCAAGCTGTGCCACAGTGTGGGCATTACCGTATGTGTGGAGGGCGTTGAGGAGCAGGACGAGCTGAGGGCTGTCTGCGCCTTAAACGCAGACAGCATCCAGGGCTATTATATCTCAAGGCCCATCTCACCGGAGGCCTTTGAAGAAAAATACTGGGGACCGGTCTGA
- a CDS encoding chitobiase/beta-hexosaminidase C-terminal domain-containing protein → MKKKWISMLLSLLLVFGTTAPALAADSTRADREAPYTGNVVMATNMNRTISDNSELGIKQATGLPAAPVLAAAENGIMPFSENGALSETPTEVRLYEDANQADLAAAEAATSQNEKKEYRVGDTQKIIAMTGIDPETGEQMVEEITIKALHIGSTCTVWGVVGEETENITPKTAEAIALRFDTGDSGYPSIHDKILEAFGSWENIDVDNDGKTAIVCQDISGGVAGYFTQSDLNGETADMDMVHINNGGDDEELWNSIYGTLAHELQHAINFAQTGGNSETWLNETFSQSAKAIAGYGTKTIGQVYTSLMYVTGADEYGISAHGYTVPFIYAGDFVPNGLAEETSSVYGQWYLFGRYLSFQTQGLEGGGDAVFKTILSSGDGEQKECTWESLERGLEKIGYLGAGKAVPDMNALIQNYNMALYLQESDGLYSLGNDGQIILDSLAKYYGISLKNSSAITTARELPGGGAAVWAKTEDNAITPENPGADMVFTGFSAADSPKASTGTGRVRPGTAITLSAAEGLDIYYSLTPGARAEYEKYTQPIIISKNTTLSFYTQAGEDEETKSEEETRTYTVAPDPVTASVESGAVAAGTKVSLSCATGDARIYYTTDGSEPTRESPLYESPIAINEAMTLKAAAFLGDSDQDYAPGDTLTLQYTIKAAGGSEDQKSDGPQLAAGEKAADKTGKNASTGILEASPGPAAAVVLTLAALAGLAVWRKQRG, encoded by the coding sequence ATGAAAAAGAAATGGATAAGTATGCTGTTGTCCCTGCTGTTGGTTTTTGGCACTACGGCGCCGGCTTTGGCGGCAGACAGCACCAGAGCAGACCGGGAAGCTCCTTACACGGGCAATGTGGTCATGGCGACCAACATGAACCGGACCATCAGCGATAACAGTGAGCTTGGAATCAAGCAGGCCACCGGCCTGCCCGCAGCCCCTGTGCTGGCGGCGGCAGAGAATGGGATCATGCCTTTTTCTGAGAACGGCGCGTTGTCGGAAACACCGACAGAGGTGCGCCTGTATGAGGACGCTAACCAGGCCGATCTGGCGGCGGCTGAGGCAGCAACTTCACAGAATGAGAAAAAAGAATATCGGGTAGGGGATACTCAGAAAATCATTGCGATGACAGGGATAGATCCTGAAACCGGAGAACAGATGGTGGAGGAAATTACGATCAAAGCCCTGCACATTGGCAGTACCTGCACGGTCTGGGGTGTTGTTGGGGAAGAAACAGAAAATATTACGCCCAAAACAGCTGAAGCCATTGCATTGCGCTTTGATACCGGAGACAGCGGTTACCCCAGTATTCACGATAAGATACTGGAGGCTTTTGGAAGCTGGGAAAACATTGACGTGGACAATGACGGTAAGACAGCCATTGTCTGCCAGGACATCTCCGGCGGTGTCGCGGGATATTTTACACAGAGTGACCTGAACGGCGAAACAGCGGACATGGATATGGTTCACATTAACAATGGTGGAGATGATGAGGAGCTCTGGAACAGTATTTACGGCACTTTGGCCCATGAGCTCCAGCACGCCATCAACTTTGCCCAGACTGGCGGCAACAGCGAGACCTGGCTCAATGAGACTTTTTCCCAGAGCGCTAAAGCCATCGCTGGTTATGGAACCAAAACGATTGGGCAGGTTTACACGTCTTTAATGTATGTGACGGGGGCAGATGAGTATGGCATTTCTGCACATGGATATACGGTTCCCTTTATCTACGCTGGTGACTTTGTCCCCAATGGTCTGGCCGAAGAGACAAGCTCTGTCTACGGCCAGTGGTACCTTTTCGGCCGATACCTGTCCTTCCAGACCCAGGGGCTTGAAGGCGGCGGCGACGCTGTGTTCAAGACCATTTTAAGCTCTGGAGACGGAGAACAGAAGGAATGCACCTGGGAATCACTGGAGCGGGGTCTGGAAAAGATTGGTTATCTTGGCGCTGGAAAAGCGGTGCCGGATATGAACGCCCTGATACAGAATTATAACATGGCCCTGTACCTTCAGGAGTCCGATGGGCTATACAGCCTGGGGAATGACGGACAGATCATCCTGGATTCACTAGCAAAATACTATGGAATCAGTCTAAAGAACAGCTCGGCCATCACCACAGCCCGGGAGCTGCCCGGCGGCGGCGCGGCTGTATGGGCCAAGACAGAGGACAATGCCATCACACCGGAGAACCCGGGGGCTGATATGGTATTTACAGGATTCAGCGCGGCAGACAGCCCCAAGGCCAGTACCGGAACCGGCAGGGTCCGGCCCGGAACGGCCATCACCCTGAGCGCGGCAGAGGGGCTGGATATTTATTACAGCCTGACACCGGGTGCCCGGGCTGAATATGAAAAGTACACACAGCCCATCATTATCAGCAAAAATACCACCCTGTCCTTCTATACACAGGCTGGCGAAGACGAAGAAACAAAATCTGAAGAGGAAACACGCACCTACACCGTAGCGCCAGACCCAGTTACCGCCAGCGTTGAATCTGGCGCGGTGGCGGCTGGCACCAAAGTCAGCCTGAGCTGTGCTACCGGGGACGCGCGGATTTACTATACGACTGACGGCAGCGAACCCACCCGGGAAAGCCCCCTTTATGAAAGCCCCATTGCCATAAATGAAGCCATGACACTGAAGGCTGCGGCATTTTTGGGGGATAGTGACCAGGACTATGCCCCGGGCGATACGCTGACCCTTCAGTATACCATTAAAGCTGCGGGCGGTTCTGAAGACCAGAAGAGTGACGGCCCACAGCTGGCGGCAGGAGAAAAGGCAGCCGATAAGACTGGTAAAAACGCCAGCACCGGTATCCTTGAAGCTTCACCGGGACCAGCCGCGGCAGTGGTATTGACGCTGGCCGCCCTTGCGGGTCTGGCTGTCTGGAGAAAGCAGCGCGGCTGA
- a CDS encoding TetR/AcrR family transcriptional regulator: protein MANYKTGLETKEKIYATAKKLFYEKGFVKTTLAEIARESGANKAMVSYYFGNKNNLALEVYNEYMVAMKVKTQNIIASQFPDSDLFLRTAIEYRLQNRNCNRNKGLNRFYHELCDSNIFMKTESASVGFIENINKAHKLGLSRVDVKALALANLSAVHGLHVARNEGFLDCSSEYLAETEIRLLLQSLKIGNDVIEGYIERSREIVDRIEISVGKNFKVL, encoded by the coding sequence GTGGCGAATTATAAAACAGGCTTAGAGACAAAAGAAAAAATATACGCGACCGCCAAAAAGCTTTTTTATGAAAAAGGTTTTGTAAAAACTACGCTGGCGGAGATCGCCAGGGAATCCGGCGCCAATAAGGCCATGGTTTCCTACTATTTTGGCAACAAGAACAACCTGGCCCTTGAGGTCTATAATGAGTACATGGTGGCCATGAAAGTGAAGACCCAGAACATCATTGCCAGCCAGTTCCCGGACAGCGATCTGTTTTTGCGCACGGCCATCGAATATCGGCTCCAGAACCGGAACTGCAACCGCAATAAGGGGCTTAACCGTTTTTATCACGAGCTGTGCGATTCCAATATTTTTATGAAAACAGAGAGCGCCTCTGTGGGCTTTATCGAAAATATCAACAAAGCCCACAAGCTTGGCCTGAGCAGGGTGGATGTCAAGGCGCTGGCTCTGGCAAATCTGTCAGCTGTGCACGGCCTGCATGTGGCCAGAAACGAGGGCTTTTTGGACTGCTCATCCGAGTATCTGGCGGAAACAGAAATCCGGCTGCTGCTTCAGAGCCTGAAGATCGGCAATGATGTGATCGAGGGCTATATCGAGCGGTCACGGGAGATTGTGGATAGGATCGAAATCTCGGTCGGGAAAAATTTTAAGGTACTGTAA
- a CDS encoding uroporphyrinogen decarboxylase family protein, which yields MSEAMKKLQEERTQLFTDLYTGTIPKRIPISAALPLELRIEYAGKDLGRTQWTREDMLDIYEKSFELTASDAYPSSFATYPAHHHLLGSRSFMMGSKGIIQHPEVSAMQPEDYDDFIANPYDCLMEKIFPRIYPVLDTDPVSRSLALAKATKAYFEYADFYAGLDAQLIDKYGFFAPPAGSGSGGTTPFDLLSDILRGFKGITMDIKRCPEKIQAACDAILPLSIKKGTPARPSPLGANFIALHMATYLRTKDFEKYYWPTFYKLVHGLAEKGQTCLIFCEDNWMRYLDYLYELPQGTRFYFEYGDPKLVKEKLGKKHIISGFYPITYLKTATKEQCIDKAKELIDILAPGGNYFFNFDKSPYSLNTINPENYKAVLEYVRDNGTYENAGQRVWDKPKEDTIDHVLADIPEFRSKYYTPYDTFKEDHPAPRADLDDVVGQKMQQYEDMLFHMLMMMC from the coding sequence ATGAGTGAAGCAATGAAAAAACTACAGGAAGAACGCACCCAGCTGTTTACGGATTTATACACAGGCACTATCCCCAAAAGGATTCCCATCAGCGCCGCCCTGCCCCTCGAGCTGCGGATCGAGTATGCTGGCAAGGATCTGGGACGCACCCAATGGACCCGGGAGGACATGCTCGACATCTATGAAAAATCCTTTGAGCTGACCGCCAGCGACGCCTACCCCTCCAGCTTTGCCACCTACCCGGCCCACCACCACCTGCTGGGTTCCAGATCCTTTATGATGGGCTCCAAGGGCATTATCCAGCACCCCGAAGTCTCAGCCATGCAGCCCGAGGATTATGATGATTTTATCGCCAACCCCTACGACTGTCTGATGGAAAAAATCTTCCCGCGCATTTACCCTGTGCTGGATACCGACCCGGTCAGCCGTTCACTGGCCCTGGCCAAAGCCACAAAGGCCTACTTTGAATACGCCGATTTTTACGCCGGTCTGGACGCACAGCTCATTGACAAATACGGCTTTTTTGCACCGCCTGCCGGCTCCGGCAGCGGCGGCACCACGCCCTTTGACCTTCTGTCCGACATTCTCAGAGGCTTTAAAGGCATTACCATGGACATCAAACGCTGTCCCGAAAAAATCCAGGCCGCCTGCGACGCCATTCTGCCCCTGTCCATTAAAAAAGGCACGCCGGCCAGGCCGTCCCCGCTGGGCGCCAACTTCATCGCCCTGCACATGGCTACCTACCTGCGTACCAAGGATTTTGAAAAATATTACTGGCCCACCTTTTACAAGCTGGTCCACGGCCTGGCCGAAAAGGGACAGACCTGCCTCATCTTCTGCGAGGACAACTGGATGCGCTACCTGGATTACCTCTATGAGCTGCCCCAGGGCACACGTTTCTACTTTGAGTACGGCGATCCCAAGCTCGTCAAGGAAAAGCTCGGCAAAAAACACATTATCTCGGGCTTCTACCCCATTACTTACCTTAAGACAGCCACCAAGGAGCAGTGCATCGACAAGGCCAAAGAGCTCATCGACATTCTGGCGCCAGGCGGCAACTACTTCTTCAATTTTGACAAAAGCCCCTACTCCCTGAACACCATCAACCCGGAAAACTACAAAGCCGTACTGGAATACGTCCGCGATAACGGCACCTACGAAAACGCCGGGCAGCGGGTCTGGGATAAACCCAAAGAAGACACCATCGACCACGTGCTGGCAGACATACCTGAGTTCAGGAGCAAGTACTACACCCCCTATGACACCTTTAAGGAGGACCACCCCGCCCCCAGGGCCGACCTGGACGATGTGGTGGGCCAGAAAATGCAGCAGTACGAAGACATGCTCTTCCACATGCTTATGATGATGTGCTGA
- a CDS encoding uroporphyrinogen decarboxylase family protein → MTEAIKRLQEERTGLFSDLYRGKTPRRVPIRGGLTTEAAIEYAGMDIKEAQWHSEKMIDVMRYAAERIPTDVAPVRPHTLRNPYKYQLLGGKTIVMNEEGYAQHPEIYGLEPGEYPQFIEDPYKCMLETILPRLYDGLNQSPVQNALNLAKAYKMHSDQAAQGIAQAAQVNEEFGFAIAPPGGFTEAPYDFMADFIRSFSGTSKDIRRHPRELLAACEAVTPIMINQGLGPVRTVDARCFLPLHMAPFLNMKQFEKFYWPTFKKTIEALTDAGMGIDLFVEQDWTRYLDFLRELPGRIVMRFEFGDPKQIKEKLGDRHIIAGLYPIGLLKTESKEKCIDKAKELLDICAPGGGFIFDLDKDILSMSSANIDNLIAVQEYVREHGAY, encoded by the coding sequence ATGACTGAAGCCATTAAGAGATTACAGGAAGAACGTACCGGACTGTTTTCAGACCTGTACCGGGGAAAAACCCCCAGACGCGTCCCCATCCGGGGCGGGCTGACCACCGAAGCCGCCATCGAGTATGCGGGCATGGATATCAAGGAAGCCCAGTGGCACTCCGAAAAAATGATCGACGTGATGCGCTACGCCGCCGAGCGGATCCCTACCGATGTGGCGCCGGTACGGCCCCATACCCTGCGCAATCCCTACAAATACCAGCTGCTGGGCGGCAAGACCATTGTCATGAACGAGGAGGGCTATGCGCAGCACCCCGAAATCTACGGTCTTGAGCCCGGGGAATACCCCCAGTTTATCGAGGACCCTTACAAATGTATGCTGGAAACCATCCTGCCCAGGCTGTACGACGGCCTGAACCAGTCCCCGGTGCAGAATGCGCTGAACCTTGCCAAGGCCTACAAGATGCACAGCGACCAGGCGGCCCAGGGGATTGCCCAGGCCGCCCAGGTCAACGAGGAATTTGGCTTTGCCATTGCCCCTCCCGGCGGCTTTACCGAAGCGCCCTATGATTTTATGGCAGATTTTATCCGATCCTTCAGCGGCACCTCCAAGGATATCCGCAGGCACCCAAGAGAGCTCCTGGCCGCCTGCGAGGCCGTTACCCCCATTATGATCAACCAGGGGCTGGGGCCAGTGCGCACCGTTGACGCCCGCTGCTTCCTGCCCCTGCACATGGCGCCGTTTCTGAATATGAAGCAGTTTGAAAAATTCTACTGGCCTACCTTTAAGAAAACAATCGAAGCCCTCACCGATGCCGGCATGGGCATAGACCTCTTCGTCGAGCAGGACTGGACGCGCTATCTGGACTTCCTGAGAGAACTGCCCGGGCGCATTGTCATGCGCTTTGAATTCGGCGATCCCAAACAAATTAAGGAAAAGCTCGGAGACCGGCACATCATCGCCGGCCTCTACCCCATCGGCCTTTTAAAGACCGAAAGCAAAGAAAAATGTATTGATAAGGCCAAGGAGCTGCTGGACATCTGCGCGCCCGGCGGCGGTTTTATCTTTGACCTGGACAAGGATATCCTGTCCATGAGCAGCGCCAACATCGACAACCTCATCGCCGTGCAGGAGTACGTCCGTGAGCATGGCGCCTACTAA
- a CDS encoding MFS transporter, whose translation MSEKKYGAGVQIAALSVALLMYTTSMTTPALAEIAKAFPSAAPETVKLLSTIPSLMMVIFALVAGKLTQVMSIKKVITISMVLIFVGGIPSAFVGDLNFMIAMRVVFGAGYGMVFPMASAVITDLFTGTQANKLMGFKSAVGAAAGVVFQSLGGFLAAYNWRFSFFGFFLVIPIAVLIWFKLPDTGVKKAEKAADGSTVQEKKLTTMTYVLALLCALLNIMQFSFMTNVAMVMSADKLGDAGQASFVLSTFTAGSFVIGMLYGSMSKFLKQYAASFGALCVGVAFVILIMAPSYPVMLVAAVIFGIGFGTFNPAITMAVAGSAASPKYAALAISVYTCGTGIGQFLSPYILKFIRGLFGMTSARADWQIAAVCLIAGSVISAIVIFAASKKKSDAPQLQ comes from the coding sequence ATGAGTGAAAAAAAATATGGTGCCGGCGTGCAAATAGCCGCCCTGTCTGTCGCCCTGCTGATGTATACCACCAGCATGACCACCCCGGCCCTGGCCGAGATTGCCAAAGCTTTTCCGTCTGCTGCGCCGGAAACAGTCAAGCTGCTGTCCACCATACCGTCCTTAATGATGGTAATCTTTGCCCTGGTAGCCGGTAAGCTGACCCAGGTCATGAGTATTAAGAAGGTCATTACCATTTCCATGGTTCTGATTTTTGTGGGCGGGATTCCCTCTGCCTTTGTGGGCGATCTGAATTTTATGATTGCCATGCGTGTGGTCTTTGGCGCAGGCTACGGAATGGTATTTCCCATGGCCTCTGCGGTTATCACCGATTTGTTTACGGGTACGCAGGCCAACAAGCTCATGGGCTTTAAGAGCGCTGTCGGCGCTGCTGCCGGAGTGGTATTTCAGTCCCTCGGCGGGTTTTTGGCGGCCTACAACTGGCGCTTTTCCTTTTTCGGTTTTTTCCTGGTTATCCCCATCGCGGTTTTAATCTGGTTTAAACTGCCGGATACCGGTGTTAAGAAAGCGGAGAAAGCTGCTGACGGCTCAACGGTCCAGGAGAAGAAGCTGACCACCATGACCTATGTGCTGGCACTGCTCTGTGCGCTGCTGAACATTATGCAGTTCAGCTTTATGACCAATGTGGCCATGGTCATGAGCGCGGACAAGCTCGGTGACGCCGGGCAGGCCTCCTTTGTGCTCAGCACCTTTACAGCGGGCTCCTTTGTCATTGGAATGCTTTATGGCTCCATGTCCAAATTCCTGAAGCAGTATGCCGCATCCTTTGGCGCACTGTGTGTGGGCGTCGCCTTTGTGATTCTGATCATGGCGCCCAGCTACCCGGTGATGCTGGTGGCCGCGGTGATCTTCGGCATTGGCTTCGGAACCTTTAACCCGGCCATTACCATGGCGGTTGCCGGGTCGGCAGCCAGTCCCAAATACGCCGCCCTGGCCATCTCGGTTTACACCTGCGGCACAGGCATCGGCCAGTTCCTGTCACCCTATATCCTGAAGTTTATCCGCGGTCTTTTCGGAATGACCTCGGCCCGGGCCGACTGGCAGATTGCGGCTGTCTGCCTGATTGCCGGCAGCGTTATCTCAGCCATTGTTATTTTTGCCGCCAGCAAGAAAAAATCCGACGCGCCGCAGCTTCAATAG
- a CDS encoding sodium:solute symporter family protein — protein sequence MMNISFAIIIVYMALLIGISLLSGRLSSAKGGSSSFLLAGNRLPTLLVAAMVAGTAIGGTGTIGIAESAYTNGLSAVWYNIAWTIGILAFAFLMCKKLRRTGVSTTSQIFIRLFNRFDGIVSSVIQVVVAFGINALQAIAGGAILTALLPQYFNMTNGVIISALVFTAIALFGGYMGATLTNVINVVMIYLGVIAGFIAALNSGGGWEHITLSLPQGSQWFSLFEGVGPVIIVGWVVSMVIQSPPNQGLIQATAAGRSEKAARYGTIIAAVLIVPIGFLCAFIGIMAAATLPELESASLAFPMLMSNLNPWVAGFTLAGLWAADVSTATSCMMGLATVATKDIIVRQIRPDMDDRTQLLMSKAIIVIFGVLGAFAALNIRSILGFMMQLIVVYTPYCFILLSAIYCPRLLRKSTCTATVVVNLLIMVLWLLFPAVHIVPDMIYLCLPATLATMGLCTAVDKRAVDVDKLFRPEKLPEARKAVPVPAPEEV from the coding sequence ATGATGAATATTTCCTTTGCGATCATTATCGTTTATATGGCCCTGCTGATTGGGATTTCCCTGCTGTCCGGCAGATTGTCGTCGGCCAAGGGCGGTTCCAGCAGCTTTCTGCTGGCAGGCAATCGTCTGCCCACCCTTTTGGTAGCTGCCATGGTGGCAGGTACCGCCATCGGCGGCACTGGTACCATTGGCATCGCCGAAAGTGCTTACACCAATGGCCTTTCAGCCGTCTGGTACAATATTGCCTGGACCATTGGAATTCTGGCTTTTGCCTTTCTCATGTGTAAAAAGCTGCGCCGCACTGGCGTCAGCACCACCAGCCAGATATTCATCCGCCTGTTTAACCGCTTTGACGGCATTGTGTCCAGCGTCATTCAGGTGGTGGTAGCCTTTGGTATCAACGCCCTGCAGGCCATTGCAGGCGGCGCGATTCTGACGGCGCTGCTGCCCCAGTACTTTAACATGACAAACGGGGTCATTATCTCGGCCCTGGTGTTTACAGCCATTGCCCTCTTTGGGGGCTATATGGGCGCAACGCTGACCAATGTCATCAATGTAGTCATGATTTATCTGGGAGTGATCGCAGGCTTTATCGCGGCACTGAACAGCGGTGGCGGCTGGGAGCACATTACCCTGAGCCTTCCCCAGGGCAGCCAGTGGTTCAGCCTGTTTGAGGGTGTGGGCCCGGTGATCATCGTGGGATGGGTGGTCTCGATGGTCATCCAGTCCCCGCCCAACCAGGGCCTGATCCAGGCCACGGCGGCAGGCAGAAGTGAGAAGGCCGCCAGGTATGGAACCATCATCGCTGCTGTCCTGATCGTCCCCATTGGTTTCCTGTGCGCCTTTATCGGGATCATGGCTGCGGCCACGCTCCCGGAGCTGGAAAGCGCAAGCCTTGCCTTTCCCATGCTCATGTCTAACCTGAACCCCTGGGTCGCGGGATTTACCCTTGCCGGCCTCTGGGCAGCTGATGTCTCCACAGCCACCTCCTGCATGATGGGGCTGGCGACCGTGGCGACCAAGGATATTATCGTGCGCCAGATCAGGCCGGATATGGACGACCGCACCCAGCTGCTGATGTCCAAGGCCATCATTGTGATTTTTGGCGTGCTGGGGGCCTTTGCGGCGCTGAATATCCGCTCCATTCTGGGCTTTATGATGCAGCTTATTGTGGTCTACACGCCTTACTGCTTTATTCTCCTGTCGGCCATCTACTGTCCCAGGCTGCTGAGAAAGAGCACCTGCACCGCCACTGTGGTAGTGAATCTGCTCATTATGGTGCTGTGGCTGCTGTTCCCGGCAGTGCACATTGTGCCGGATATGATTTACCTGTGCCTGCCCGCCACCCTGGCCACCATGGGCCTGTGCACAGCCGTTGACAAGCGTGCCGTGGATGTGGATAAGCTGTTCCGCCCCGAGAAACTGCCTGAAGCCCGGAAAGCGGTTCCTGTCCCTGCACCAGAGGAAGTATAG
- a CDS encoding phage antirepressor KilAC domain-containing protein: MQNTNRTQTAESRLIQKVFESEEFARVRTLVSPGEDQELSPTVYFVAKDVCDAMDYQNHRQAVKRHVEPEDVLSRGVTDKYGRRRRTLVINESGLFALILASRQDKARRFRHYVTSVILPAILHYGAYIDPGQLEALKKDPRGIEILAQNLERMFRRCDVMEYQMKKAQTDYQRILPDALFGQTIQVSEDCISVGAMAKLIFRGHKKSMGQNRLYAWLREQGYLCRHSCFWNQPTQKAMELGVLVLRENSIRDRHGRWHLYQKPMVTPKGQRYFAEQLCSADRENE; the protein is encoded by the coding sequence ATGCAGAATACAAACAGAACCCAAACCGCCGAAAGCCGCCTGATTCAGAAGGTTTTTGAGAGTGAGGAATTTGCGCGCGTGCGCACCCTGGTGAGCCCGGGCGAAGATCAGGAACTTTCGCCGACGGTCTATTTTGTGGCCAAGGACGTCTGCGACGCCATGGACTACCAGAACCACCGACAGGCCGTCAAGCGCCATGTGGAGCCCGAGGACGTGCTGAGCCGCGGGGTTACTGACAAATACGGCCGCCGACGCAGGACGCTGGTGATCAACGAGAGCGGCCTCTTTGCCCTCATTCTGGCCAGCCGACAGGACAAGGCCCGCCGTTTCCGCCACTATGTGACCAGCGTGATCCTGCCCGCCATCCTCCACTACGGCGCCTATATTGACCCCGGGCAGCTGGAAGCCCTGAAAAAGGATCCCCGGGGCATCGAGATTCTGGCCCAAAACCTTGAGCGCATGTTCCGCCGCTGTGACGTCATGGAATACCAGATGAAAAAAGCCCAGACCGATTACCAGAGAATTCTGCCCGACGCCCTGTTCGGCCAGACCATACAGGTGTCTGAGGACTGTATCAGCGTGGGGGCCATGGCCAAGCTCATTTTTCGGGGGCACAAGAAGAGCATGGGGCAGAACCGTCTGTACGCCTGGCTGAGGGAGCAGGGCTACCTGTGCCGCCACTCCTGTTTCTGGAACCAGCCCACCCAGAAAGCAATGGAGCTGGGCGTGCTCGTCCTGCGGGAAAACAGCATCCGGGACAGGCATGGGCGCTGGCATCTTTACCAGAAGCCCATGGTGACCCCGAAGGGACAGCGCTATTTCGCGGAGCAGCTGTGTTCGGCAGACAGGGAGAATGAATGA